Proteins encoded within one genomic window of Streptomyces profundus:
- the moaA gene encoding GTP 3',8-cyclase MoaA, which yields MLLDTHGRVATDLRVSLTDRCNLRCTYCMPEEGLAWLAKPELLTDDEIVRLVGVAVGELGVTEVRFTGGEPMLRPGLVSVVERIAALTPRPRLSLTTNGIGLERTADALREAGLDRVNVSLDTLSSEVFQRITRRRRHGDVLRGLAAAKAAGLTPVKVNSVLLPGVNDTEAPELLAWALEHEYELRFIEQMPLDAQHGWQRDKMITADEVLRSLRTRFTLTPEDGRGSAPAERWLVDGGPGRVGVIGSVTRPFCSACDRTRLTADGQVRNCLFAHEESDLRGPLREGADDAELAELWRRAMWGKKAGSGLDAPTTFAQPPRPMSAIGG from the coding sequence ATGTTGCTCGACACCCATGGCCGAGTGGCCACCGATCTCCGGGTCTCGCTCACCGATCGGTGCAACCTGCGGTGTACCTACTGCATGCCGGAGGAGGGCCTCGCCTGGCTGGCCAAGCCGGAGTTGCTCACCGACGACGAGATCGTCCGGCTGGTGGGTGTCGCGGTGGGGGAGTTGGGCGTCACGGAGGTCCGCTTCACCGGCGGGGAGCCGATGCTGCGGCCCGGTCTCGTCTCGGTGGTGGAGCGCATCGCCGCGTTGACGCCCCGGCCCCGGCTCTCCCTCACCACCAACGGCATCGGCTTGGAGCGCACGGCCGACGCGTTGCGCGAGGCGGGGCTCGATCGGGTCAACGTCTCCCTGGACACGCTCAGTTCGGAGGTCTTCCAGCGGATCACCCGCCGCCGGCGCCACGGCGACGTGCTGCGCGGCCTCGCCGCCGCGAAGGCCGCCGGGCTCACCCCCGTCAAGGTCAACAGCGTGCTCCTGCCCGGCGTCAACGACACCGAGGCGCCCGAGCTGCTGGCCTGGGCCCTTGAGCACGAGTACGAGCTGCGCTTCATCGAGCAGATGCCGCTGGACGCCCAACACGGTTGGCAGCGGGACAAGATGATCACGGCGGACGAGGTGCTGCGCTCGCTGCGGACCAGGTTCACCCTCACCCCCGAGGACGGCCGGGGCTCCGCACCGGCCGAGCGGTGGCTGGTGGACGGCGGCCCGGGGCGGGTCGGCGTGATCGGTTCGGTCACCAGGCCGTTCTGCTCGGCCTGCGACCGCACCCGGCTGACCGCCGACGGTCAGGTGCGCAACTGCCTGTTCGCGCACGAGGAGTCCGATCTGCGCGGGCCGCTGCGCGAGGGCGCGGACGACGCGGAGCTGGCGGAGCTGTGGCGCCGCGCGATGTGGGGCAAGAAGGCCGGCTCCGGCCTGGACGCCCCCACCACCTTCGCCCAACCCCCCCGCCCCATGTCCGCCATCGGCGGCTGA